The Toxotes jaculatrix isolate fToxJac2 chromosome 21, fToxJac2.pri, whole genome shotgun sequence genome includes a region encoding these proteins:
- the LOC121201569 gene encoding interferon a3-like, producing the protein MLNRILFVCLFLGLCSAGSSLSCRWMDHKFRQYSENSLDLLNTMANNSTNTTEDAEVEDTVAFPNNLYSQASEASAKDKLGFTVQVLEEMVTLFEQDHSSASWEESTLDNFLNIVTQQADGLRSCIGSHSHKKNKKLHMYFKRLSQHVLEQKSRSAEAWELIRKEIKSHLIRADQLVSSLLTTN; encoded by the exons ATGCTCAACAGGATCCTCTTCGTTTGCCTGTTTCTGGGTCTGTGCAGTGCAGGCtcctcactgagctgcagaTGGATGGATCATAAATTCAGACAGTACAGTGAAAACTCTTTGGATCTACTGAATACCATG GCCAATAATTCCACTAACACCACTGAGGATGCTGAAGTGGAGGACACTGTGGCCTTCCCTAATAATCTGTACAGCCAGGCATCCGAAGCATCA GCTAAGGACAAACTTGGTTTCACAGTGCAGGTTCTGGAGGAGATGGTCACTCTGTTTGAGCAGGATCACAGCTCTGCATCATGGGAGGAGAGCACACTGGACAACTTTCTCAATATTGTAACCCAGCAGGCTGACGGCCTTCGCTCCTGT ATCGGGAGCCACAGCcacaagaagaacaagaagcTGCACATGTATTTCAAGAGACTCTCACAGCATGTCCTTGAACAgaag AGCCGCAGTGCTGAGGCCTGGGAGCTGATCAGGAAGGAAATCAAAAGCCATCTAATAAGAGCAGACCAGCTGGTTTCATCTCTTCTCACCACCAACTAA